Proteins from one Stegostoma tigrinum isolate sSteTig4 chromosome 17, sSteTig4.hap1, whole genome shotgun sequence genomic window:
- the LOC125459338 gene encoding ATP-sensitive inward rectifier potassium channel 11-like — MLARKGLVPEEYVLRLVEDVSRPRYRARERKVRFVAKNGACNVAHTNIREQGRFLQDVFTTLVDLKWRHTLLIFTMSFLCSWLLFAMIWWLIAFAHGDLHRPGAGTEGAVPCVTSLHSFTSAFLFSIEVQVTIGFGGRMITEECPAAITVLLAQNIVGLVINAIMLGCIFMKTSQAHRRAETLIFSRHAVVSPRNGRLCFMCRIGDLRKSMIIGATVRLQLVRQTATAEGEVLPLDQIDVEMDSPVGGGGIFLVAPIIIAHVIAPGSPLYPLRAADLHSRHFEIVVILEGVVETTGITTQARTSYLSDEILWGHRFVAVVSQEDGRYSVDYSKFGNTVRVPMPDAEQAGGHAAPHAATFDIFPPPEHTTRRRKLTEPHRQHSETGDEEEQGSSDRP; from the coding sequence atgttggccaggaaaggCCTGGTGCCCGAGGAATATGTGCTGCGGCTGGTGGAGGACGTGTCCAGGCCCCGGTACCGGGCCCGGGAGCGCAAGGTGCGCTTCGTGGCCAAGAACGGCGCCTGCAACGTGGCGCACACCAACATCCGAGAGCAGGGCCGCTTCCTGCAGGACGTCTTCACCACCCTGGTGGACCTCAAGTGGAGGCACACGCTGCTCATCTTCACCATGTCGTTCCTGTGCAGCTGGCTGCTCTTCGCCATGATCTGGTGGCTGATCGCCTTCGCTCACGGAGACCTGCACCGGCCGGGGGCTGGGACCGAGGGGGCCGTGCCGTGCGTGACCAGCCTGCACTCGTTCACCTCGGCGTTCCTCTTCTCCATCGAGGTGCAGGTCACCATCGGCTTCGGGGGCCGCATGATCACCGAGGAGTGCCCGGCCGCCATCACCGTGCTGCTGGCGCAGAACATCGTCGGCCTGGTCATCAACGCCATCATGCTGGGCTGCATCTTCATGAAGACCTCGCAGGCGCACCGCCGCGCCGAGACGCTCATCTTCAGCCGCCACGCCGTGGTGTCGCCGCGCAACGGCCGCCTCTGCTTCATGTGCCGGATCGGCGACCTCCGCAAGAGCATGATCATCGGCGCGACGGTGCGGCTGCAGCTGGTCCGCCAGACGGCCACGGCCGAGGGCGAGGTGCTGCCGCTCGACCAGATCGACGTGGAGATGGACAGCCCGGTGGGCGGCGGCGGCATCTTCCTGGTGGCGCCGATCATCATCGCGCACGTGATCGCGCCCGGCAGCCCGCTGTACCCGCTGCGCGCCGCCGACCTGCACAGCCGCCATTTCGAGATCGTTGTCATCCTCGAGGGGGTGGTCGAGACCACCGGCATCACCACCCAGGCCCGAACCTCCTACCTCTCCGACGAGATCCTCTGGGGCCACCGCTTCGTCGCCGTCGTCAGCCAGGAGGACGGCCGCTACTCGGTCGACTACTCCAAGTTCGGGAACACCGTCCGGGTGCCCATGCCCGACGCCGAGCAGGCCGGGGGCCACGCCGCGCCTCACGCCGCCACCTTCGACATCTTCCCGCCGCCCGAGCACACCACCCGCAGGAGGAAGCTCACGGAGCCGCACCGCCAGCACTCCGAGACCGGGGATGAGGAAGAGCAAGGGAGCAGCGATAGGCCCTGA